AAGAGGCTTCTAAGATCTAAAAACGACCTCTATTTTCCCAAAAATCTTTTCTTTCCAGAACGTTACTCAGGTCTGACCCGAGACCCGAGCAAAAGTCAATAAGGCAAACCTGCTCTCTTACGAAATCTAAAGTACCAATTATATAAATAAAGCTATTCTGAACGGAGTTCGATTTGTAAGGAGTCTTTGAGATTCTGGCGGTATTCGAGCTTTTTACTTTTTGGTTTTATTTTTCGTCCTCTTGGGGGTTCAAAAAGAACGTCTTCTCCTTCATAGAGAACGCGTATTTCTACATGTGCATAATTCGGATAGACACAATCAGAAATTGGATGATGAACTGGTGTTGCAATTTTCTTGAATCGAGACACCAACACGGTAATTGAGTAACACCCGTCCGTTTTAAGTCCATTTTTTCTGAATTTGACATCCTTAGCGACAGAAAATCTGCTCCAATTACTAGAAATGTCGGGAAACTTTATTGTCTCTAATCTAATATTTTCATTTTCATCTAAATCATCTTTTTGAAAAGCACGAAATAACTTATCGTCGTCTTGAAAAGCCGATGACGATAATTTTGTCCTGCCCTTGATCAATAAAGTTTTAGGATAGCTGCCTTGCTTTAAAAATCTGAATAATCTCTGTAAAATTTTCATTTGCAATATCCGCTGACATTATTATTTCTTTATCACGTGTGACTATTGCTGCAATATCTAAATCGTTATAGACTTCAATCGATAAATCAAGTCTATCCACATGGTTAATATAATTTATAAATATCCCCTCCTCAATGGTCGCGCTTATTCGGGAAGGATAAATCGAATAATTTTTTAATAATTGCAGAACAACCACTTTTGCTAATTTCCTGCATTCCAACGTAGGTGGATGAATACCTTCCACTATCCACTTATTAGGGAGGCTTATCGAATCCACCCAAGAATTCAATTCTTCTATAAAAGGGTTGAGCTTCGCGGCTATGGGATCATGTCCTTGATGGTACTCGCCTGTTAATATGCTTCTGGATTGGTCAAGGCTTGAAGGAGTAACAGCAGATTGGTACACATCTTTTTTGAATAGAGACTTATTTAACTCCCTCTGCTGATTATCAATTTGAACGGTAAGGAGCGGCAGAGCGAAAAGTCTCACGACAACAGACACAGTACTTAGAGCATGCCCCTCGTCATATTCATTCATGGGTAGAAATGGTAGAGATAAAATCATTTCATTCATAGGTGGGCTCCAAGAAATCTAATGTTTCAGGAGTGAGGCACCAATCGAAAAATATCGCCTTATTCTTATTATGAATTATATCTAAATTATTTCCTAACCCAGAAATTAAATCATTAAACTGCTGGTTGCCGACGTCGCGAATAGTATCAATATCAACAACTAATCCCTGTTTCGTGGTTTTATCCTGTGCAGTTACAAGTGCAGACGATACAAGTTGGACGACGTTTATAAAATCATCTTGAGGAATTTCGATCCTAAGCAGGAACACTTCCTTTGATAGTATGTGGTCGCCTATATTTAGGCGAAGTCTTACAGATGAAACCTGCTTCTGTAGATCAGCAAAAGGAATTAGATCCACATATTTCAAAGAGTACCGCTGAATGCCCTCAATGATCCCAACTTCCTTTAGAATATTAGCAACCTGAATTATGGCATTCTTAAAATTTGTCCAGCCAGGGTAAGGCATCTTGCAACCAACTGCAACGTTCCAGTCACCAATTAAAAGAAGATACTCCTTCCACTGAATTCGGATAAGTGGCGCAAACCGTAAGTTTGGGTCAGCATCTCGCATCTGCTTGGGCAACTGTGTGGGTGGCAATTGCTCAAGGATTTTTTTCCCATCGAGCTTGTTAAATAAAATCCCTGGGAGAACGCTTGATGCTGGAACCTGTGTAGAAAAACGAATCTCAAAAACCGCATCTAACAAAGGCTCTTTCTTCAGTTTGGTCGGCAGCTTATTAGGCATAATTATTTAAACGGTAACATGGTTGTAAATCATAGTCAAAAATCTGCGTATCCAATCTCTTTCAATGTTAATCTGACAGCATCACTCTTCCTCCTATCCACCCTTGCCTGATAGTAATAAAAAGCAAGAAAACCAACACAAAGATTACCGCCAATGGGCATTACATTAAAATGATGTGATCCAACACATTATTTCCATCCTTGTCCAATAATTTTACACACCACTTGTTCCTGGGGGATTTGAATTGGACCCTGTGGCGTCTGTTGCATCACATTGATCTGCTGCTTCCGAAATTCAGCCGATATCTCGAAATAATTTGAAAGCTGAGAACTTTCGATTAGGGCTATTTTGAAATCTTTCTTATTCTGCACCGCATTTATTCCTAGTTCATTTTCTGGATTCCAAATTTTTCCAAAATCCAATTCTTTATTATATTTCTCGTAGAGATCAGTCATCAACTTCGAGAGCGCGTCGTTTGCATCCACGACTGTTTTCAAACCCAGATCCTCTTTCGCCTCCCTCCTGCCGATGAAATACTGGTGCGAGTACAATTTTTCTGTGAAATAATCAACAAGCTTCTCGATTTCATCATCCTTGAGGTGCACTTTGTGGCTCTTAATGAGCCGCTTCGCGACAATTCGGATGAGATTGTGTATGCGGTTCACGTTGCCGAGGGCCAAGGGGTGGATTTGCGGATTTGACTCCACAAATTTTATAAATACACGCGACAGCTCTTCGTCGTTTTTGATGCCGAACTTGTTTTTGGCTAAATCGAAATATGCCATCACATCTTCTACCGAAATCGGAATCCTGTTTTGCGGACTCGCAGGGTCAACCGGATTAAACACGTTCGCTGTTGAAGGATCAATAGGAGATAGCTCCGAAAGATCGCTCATTACGATCTCGTCGGCACCTAGCGCGATCATCGTTGCCGAGCTGTGTGCCTTATATGGGACGAGTACGGAAAACTTATCGCAACATTCACGAACCATCGATACCAAACGCCACGGTACCATTGTATCACCACCGGTACTGTAAAGAAAAAGATCGATGTTTCCCGTTTTCCCGATTGCCCGAAGCTGATTGCTTACAAGCGGTATCACATCCATCGCAATCCGCGCGTTAAACGGCCCCTGCCGATCGCTCGTGAGGTACGCAATCACGCGCGATTTCCGCAATCCTTCGATTTGTTGTATAAGTTGTTTTCTATCCATGGGTTAGTCAGTGTAGCATGATATTAAGAAGAATTCCAATTAAAGAACAAGGAAAAACCGAGACGATTTTTTTTAACGCTTTAAGGGAGATGTAGAATGCAGGATAGATCACGTCTTTCCTGTTCTCTCTCCAGCGGATGAGGTCGTGTGAAAAAATTAAAGACGGCAGGAACGGCCCGCGCCGGAGGAATGTTAGGGCGGATTATATCGGTTCGGGTAAGGGGAGTCAACAAGTCGTGAGGAGTAAGGGGTGAGGAGTGATGGGAGGATGGCAAGCAGTTTACTTCCGCTCCTTCCCGCCCAATTCTTTTTCCAACGCTTCAATCGTCGGCAATTGGCTCTTGATCTGCTTGGGCAGCGAATGGGTCAGCTTGTAGGCCGAAACGCCGATCGGTTTGCGGGTGTCGCGCAGTGCGTATTCGGCGATCAGCTTGTTCTTGGTTTTGCACAGGATCAACCCGATGGAGGGCTTGTCGTCGGGATGGCGCAGCAGGTCGTCCACCGCGGACAGATAAAAATTCATCTTGCCGGCGTGTTCGGGTTTGAACCCCTCCATCTTGAGGTCGATCACAACATAACACCGGAGATGGAGGTGATAAAACAGAAGATCAATGTAGAAATCTTCCGCGCCGACCTCGATCAGCCTCTGACTGCCGACGAGACTGAATCCGACTCCCAACTCCAGCAGAAAATCGCGGAGATGAGCCAACAGTGCGCGCTCGAGTTCGCGCTCACGAGCCGAGTCGCCCAAGGTCAGAAAATCGAAGTTATAGGGGTCCTTCAATACCTGTTTCGCCAAGTCAGACTGCAACGGAGGAAGCGTTTGGTTGAAATTGGTCACCGCCTGTCCCTGGCGTTCATGAAGGCCGCTCTCGATCTGGTGGACCAGCACATTGCGGCTCCACCCGTGTCGCAAAGTCTGATGGGCATACCATTCACGCTCGGCGGAGTCCTTCACCTTGTCTATCAAGACGCAATTGTGAAACCACGGCATTTGTGCAGCAACCTGCTGCACAAACGCCTCATCCGGGTAGGCTTCCGCGAAAGCCCGCATGTACTTGAGATTGCGAGGGGAGAATCCTTTCATCTCGGTAAATTCAGTTCGAAGATCGCTTGCCAGCCTGTCGATGATCTTCGCGCCCCAACCGTGAAGTTTCTGGCGCTCCAAAATATCCCGGCCGATCCTCCAGTAGAGCAAAACCAGTTCCCGGTTGACCGAAAGCGCGGCGCGAAGCTGTGCCTGACGGATGCGGTCCTTGAGCTCGAGGAGAAAATGGCCGTAGTCGCGGGGAATGAGGTCGCGCGTCATCATCCGTCCTTACAGCTCATTGAACGTTTCGGGGAAGGTCATGGGTTTCTCCGCTCCGTCCGGCGGATGGGGTCGCGTGAAATTTAAAGACGGCAGGACGGCCCGCGCCGGAGGAATTATATTGCGGGATTATATCCCTTTTAGGGGAGGCGGGTCAATAAGGCGTGAGGGGTGATGAGTGAGGAGGAAGGGCGTTAGGGGTTAGGCGGAAGGGGTGAGGGGAAAGGGCGTAAATGACACGTAGGGGCTGACCTGTGTGTCAGCCCGGATAGCGTATATATATAATGATGCAAATCGAATATATTCGTCGCGGCGGAGAATATTATTCAGGAAGATGGAAAAGTTCTTAATGATCGAGGGATTGCGCGCGACTTGTGTTGGTTTATAGATCAAGTCGTCGCGGGGCGACGCTGGGCCAATACTTTTTTCATCTCGGTCGCCGACTTGGTGTTGAAAACCGCCTCCCGCGTGAGCCAGCCTTTTCGCGCGATCCCGACGCCGTAGCGGACGTCCCGGATCCCCTCGACGCTGTGCGCGTCCGGATTGATGCTGACCGGCACGCCCAGCTCCACGGCCGTCGGACCGAGCCGCCAGTCCAGATCCAGCCGCATCGGGTTCGCGTTGAGCTCGATCGCCACCCCGTGATCGCTCGCGGCCTTGATGATCGCCCGCATGTCCACCGGATAGGCTTCGCGCGTCAACAGGAGCCGTCCGGTGGGATGCCCGAGGATCGTGACGTAGGGATTTTTAATCGCCCTGACGATGCGCTTGGTCATCTCGGCCTCGGTCATCTTGAACTTGCTGTGGATCGAGACGACCACGAAATCGAAACTCGCCAGGACGTCGTCCGGATAATCGAGCGTCCCGTCCGGAAGGATGTCGCACTCGGTGCCCTTGAAGATCGTGATGTCCTTGTGCTTTTTCTGAAGCGCGTCGATCGCCTTTTGCTGTTCATAAACGCGCTCGACCTCGAGCCCGTGGGCGTATTGCGCCGACCGGGAATGATCCGAGATGCCGATGTACTCGTAGCCCGCCGCGCGCGCGGCCCCGACCATCTCCTCCAGCGTGGCGTTGCCGTCGGAGTAGACCGTGTGGTTGTGAAAGATTCCCCGGATATCTTTTTCCTCGACCAGCTTCGGAAGATTTTTGGACTCGGCCGCCGCGATCTCGCCCATGTCCTCCCGCAGCTCCGGCGGGATGAAATCCAGGCCGAGTTTCGAGAAGATCTCCTCCTCGTTCCTGCAGGGAACGGGTTTTTCTCCCTGAAACAATCCGTACTCGTTCATCTTGAAGCCCAGGCGCTGCGCGCGCCCGCGCATCGCGATGTTGTGTTCCTTGCTCCCGGTGAAATGATGCAGCGCGTAGGGGAATTCGGCGTCCGAGACCACGCGAAGATCGGCGTTGATCCCGGACTTGAGACGGACGGAGGACTTGGTTTCGCCCTTGGCCACCACCTCATCCACCTCCGGATGGGCGGTAAAGGCCTCCATGACCGGTCCGGAACGCTCCGAGCTCACGAGCAGGTCGATGTCCTTCACGACCTCCTTTCTTCGACGGAGACTTCCGGCGACCGCGATCCGCTTGACCGCCTTGTGGGCCTTCAGGGCGTCATAGAGTCTTTCGGCCTCGCCCGCCGCGACGGGATAATGAAACAGCCCCTTCTGCCTTCGCACGTACTGGATACCCTGCAGGATCTTCTCCTGCATCCGCGGCCCGAAGCCTTCCAGTTTCAGGAGCCGGTTTTCGTTGCAGGCGTACTCCAACTCCCCGATCGTCGAGATCCCGAGCTGTTCGTGAATAAGCCTCGCCCGCTTCGGGCCCAGGCCCGGGATCCGGAGCATCTCAAGCAGCCCGGCCGGAACCGCGGCCTTCAGCTCCTCGTAATAAGCCAGTTTACCGGTCGTCACCAGCTCGCCGATCTTCTCGAACAAGGCCGCCCCGATCCCTTTCACCTCTTTCAGCGCGCCGCTTCGAACGGCCTCGCCCAGATCCATCTCGAGCGCGGCGATCGTCCGGGAGGCGTTGGCGTAGGCGCGCGATTTGAACGGATTCTCGCCCTTCAACTCCAGCAGCGTGCCGATCTCGTCCAAAATTTCGGAGACTTCCTGTTTGGTCACAGCCATAGTTCCCTCACCTTTGACTCAACAAGGCCTCGGCGTTTCTCTGAAGGCCCGCACGCTTTGGCCGAAGAAGCGGCGTGTCGCGGAACGCGGCGCGGAATTCCTCGTCCGACTTGATCGCCGCAAGCTTTTCCAGATCCAGCCAGGGCCCGACGCCCTCCTCCGGCCGAAACTCCTTGACCCCGGTCGGCTTCGACCGCGCGTTATAGGGACACACCTCCTGGCAAATATCGCAGCCGAAGACCCAGCCGCCTAATTTCGGGATCAGCGCCTCTGGAATGGCCCCCTTGTTCTCGATCGTCAGATACGAGATGCAACGGTTCGCATCGAGCTGATACGGGGCCACGAGGGCGCCGGTCGGACAGGCGTCAAGGCAGGCGCGGCAGCTTCCACATTCGGAGGTCCGGGCCGTGCCCGGCTCCAACTCCAGCGTGGTCAGGATCACGGACAGGAAAACCCACGAGCCGAACGAATCCGTGATGAGCAGCGTGTTCTTCCCGACAAAACCGATCCCGGCCTGCCGCGCGAAGGCCTTCTCCAAAACGGGTCCGTGATCGACGTAACTCCGACAGTCCGTTCCCGGCCCGGCCGTCTCGCGAAGAAAGACCTCCAATTGCGAGAGCCGGTCTTCGATCACGTCATGGTAATCCCGTCCCCGGGCGTAGCGGGCGACTCGGCCCACCGTACTCCGACCCGGACCGGGCGGATTGTCCTGCGCGTAATTCAGGGCCAGCACAATCACGCTCTTCGCGCCGGGAAGAACGGTCGGCGGCCGCGAACGGCGATGCGGTTCGCGGGCCATGTAGGCCATCCCGGCGTGACGGCCTTCGGCAAGCCAGCGGGACAGGGCTTGATCATCCTGTTCAAGATCATCGGCCGCGGCGATCCCGACGGCATCGAAACCCAAGGCCCGCGCCCGGTCGAGGATCTTCTGTGTAAGGGAAGACAGCATGCGAGGCTCCGCTCGTCGAAACAGGGGATTTCCGATTGTATCAAATTATTATTTAAATGGTAAAGCAGGACAGGCATTTGCGGCCCGAAGCCGGAGAATGAGACAGGGGAAGGGGATCATTAATATTCAATTGATAAGATTTGAAGCGCGGTGGCCCTGGGCCTTTTTCCGGAGCGGCTCGAGCAGCTCAAATGGGATTTGCAGCCTGCCCATCCCGACGCCCAGATCGATCCCCGGTTTGTGGGAACCGTGAAAATCCGACCCGCCCGACGGAAGGAGGTGAAATTTTTCGGCCAACTCGCGATAATAGCGGCTCTGTCCCGCCGAATAGGTGCTGTAAATCACTTCCATCCCGTCGAGCCCCGACTCCGCGAGTCCGCCAAGCAACGGTTCCAACATGGGCGAGGGTTCCTTGTACAAGGTAAACGGGTGGGCCAGGACCGCGACACCCCCGGCTTCATGAATCGCCGCGATAACGTCCTGCGGGCTGAACCGGAACTTTTCAACGAATCCCGGCGCCCCTTTTTTCAGATAGCGCTCGAAGGCTTCCTGCATCGACGAGACGTAGCCTTTCTGGACCAATACCTTGGCAAAATGCGGGCGGCCGACCTGGCCCCCACCGGAAGCGGCCACGACTTCCTCGTAGGTGATCTGAAGACCCAGCCCCTGAAGCTTCTGAACGATCTTCGGGTTTCGCTCCCTGCGGGCCTCCTGGAGACGCCGCAGCCGGCCGCAAAAACCTTCATGCCGCCGGTCGACGAAAAAGCCGAGGACGTGCATCGTTCCCTCGGGATGGTCCGCGCTCAACTCGACCCCCGGGATCACCTCGATACCCAGCCGTTCCCCTTCGGCCGCCGCCTCGTCCAATCCGTCCACGCCATCATGGTCCGTCAGGGCCAGCGCGACGAGACGCTTGGTCGCCGCGTACCGGATCAGCTCCGCGGGCGTAAAGCTGCCGTCCGAAGCGGTGCTGTGGGTGTGAAGATCGATCCGTCGGTCATTCATGACGGGGCTTTGCGTATTTCATGGGGAGGTCGAAGAAATATCGGAAAGGTATCCCATTTTTTCGAGAAGGCCGAGGATCTTCGCGGCCGAGGCCTCGGGCGCTTCCCGATTGGTTTCGATGAGGATCTCCGGATTGAGCGGTTCCTCGTAAGGGTCCGAGACGCCGGTGAAGTGCGGAAGATTTCCGGCCAGCGCCTTTTTATACAGCCCCTTCACATCCCGTTCGATCAGGACATCGATGGGGCATTTGACGAACACCTCCACGAAGTTCTTGATCTCCCGGCGGGCCAGTTCCCGGCTCTCGCGATACGGAGAAATGGCGGCGACGATCACGATGACGCCGTGACGGGTCAGGAGCTGCGAGACGAAGGCGATCCGCCGGATGTTGGTCATCCGGTCCTCCGGACTGTATCCCAGATCCTTGCAGAGGTTCATCCGAATCACGTCCCCGTCCAGAATTTCAATGCTTGTGATCCCTCTCTCCCGTATCCTTTTTCCCAGCAAATGGGCCAGCGTGGTTTTTCCGGCCGAGGGCAGGCCGGTCAGCCAAATGGTTACACCCTTGTTTGTCATCTGTCGTTTTCCTGAGTGGAAATGGATCGCTACCGGGGACGGAAACCGCGACCCGTTCGGCGGGCCAAGAATCGGACGGCGGCATCAGCGCGCGCTCCAAAACATCGGCCATTTATTTTCATATACTTTATCCAACCCGGCACCTCTTGTCAAGGAAGCCGTCACGGATCTTCAACGGATTCCTTAGAAGAGCGCCGGCCCGCCGACCGGTTCAATTCGATTAGACAATAACATGCCGGAGGCCGGACTCGAACCGGCACGCGCGTTTCGGCGCGAGGGATTTTAAGTCCCTTGTGTCTACCATTCCACCACTCCGGCTAATGAGGCGGATGGACTTTTTGAGCCGTCCGGAACCACGATAAGGTTTCTTGATTGTCGGGTTAATCTACCGTCATGGCCGCGGACTGTCAAGACGATGATTGGAGGTCGCTTCAGATGCCGTCCCGGACGATTTGCTTGATTTGTTCCTGAATCTCCCGGGCAAGCTCGCTTTCCTTGGATGCCAAGCCCTTGGCCCGCTTGAACTCCTGGAGGGCCGCTTCGGGTTCCAGACTCAGCCGAAGATAGCGTCCTGTTTCATACGCCGCTTCCGCGGGCCGGCCGGTTTGAGAATAAACCTGTCCGAGGTGGTAGTGGGCAAAGGCATGATCCGGATTCCGCCGAAGCGCTTCTTCATATTCCTGCCCGGCCAGCTCGAGCCGACCGGCATGCTCCTCCACCATCCCGAGGACCACATAGGCCGAAGGAATCTCTTCACCCGGTTTCGACCGGTGGAGACTCTCGAGCGCCTCGGCCCTGGCCTTGTCCACGTCCTGGGTCTTTAAATAAGCCGCGGCCAGATCGGCATGATAAACCGGGTTGTCCGGCGAGGTGGCCAAGGCGGCTTGATATTCCGCGATCGCCTCGGACACCTGATCCGTCATCAGGTAGGCCAGGCCGGACAGGTAATGATACCTTTCATCCGGAGCGGCCCCCGCCTTCCGCTCCGGAAACAGTTGAGCCACCTCGTGCCAGTTCTCGCTTTTGGCCCGGATGATGGTTTCCACGCGTCCCCAGTCGAAGGTCTTCGGGGGCGGGGGAAGTACATGATCCACGGGACGGTTCAGTCGAAGTTCGGCCAGATGAACACGGGACTCAAGATCCGGGTGCGTTTCCATGTAGGCCGGGATTTCATAACCGTTAATTTTCTCGTAGGCGAGCAGGGTCTGAAAAAATTTCAGCATCCCGTTCGGATCGTATCCGGCCTCTTTGAGGTACTGCATGCCCGACGCGTCGGCCTCTTCCTCGTTCTCGCGGCTGAAATGAAGTTGAGCCGCTTCATTGGCGGCCATCGCAATACTGGTCGTGGCCGCCTGGCCTCTCGACAAGAGGATCGCCGCGATGGTGGCCAGCGTCATGGCATTGAGCGTTTTGTCATTTTTAAAAAAGTGGTTGTGCATGACGTGGCCGGTTTCATGGCCCAGAACCCCGGCCAGTTCATCTTCGGAATCCAGTTTGCTTAGGAGCTCGTCAAAAACGAAGATATAACCTCCCGGGATCGCGAACGCGTTGAGCGAGCTATCTTTCACGACGAAGAAATGAAACGAGTCCGGATCGCCGCCCGCGGCCGTGACAATGCGGCGGCCCACCCGATTGACGGCGTCCACCACCTCTTGATCCTTGACGAAGCTGTACTGCTTCCGGGCCTCCATCATGAATTGCCTGCCCAGCACCTTGCCTTGGTCCGGCGGCGCCTGCGGTTCGGCTTCGGGCGGAGGTGAGGAAGGCGTCGGAGGCATTGGGGGTGTGGCGCAGCTTGCGAGCGCGATCGAAAGGCTCAATAAAATACAGCTTGTTTTATTCATCCGGGACATGGCACATCACTCAACTTGTGGGACGATTTTCCATCCAATGCGGGGATGTTGTCTGCGTTTGAAGGACGGCTTTCTCGATCCGACCTATCCGGTTTCGGGACCGTAACTCGCCCCGTTGCAATCCAGGCAGATGAAGTCGCCATCGATGTTCACGGTCGGCTCGCCGCAAAACGGACAATCGGGGCCGGGTATGGAGGGGGGCAAAATCGGGAGCTCTATATCTTCTTCTTCATCCATCGTTATTCCGTGCTGCCGGCCAGGTCGTCGATCAGAATCTTATTCCGGTCGAAGCAATTCAGGCAGAACTCATCCGAGACCGAATCCGAAACGGCCCGGCCGTTTTGATCCACCTTCGCCTCGTCCCTCAAAAGGGAAAAACAGGCATCGCAGATCATAAAGGGTCCGCGGGTTGACATCACCGCATGCACAATATCTTCTCCTCCGATTCCTCGATCCCGCCCCGGCCCGCTGAATTCAACTCCGTCTATAGGCCGGAGCCCTCCGGTTTGCCTCACCCGCGGGATCGACCCAGCGAGCACGGCGAGCGAGAGGGGAAGGCTCCATCCGGCTTGGCCGGTGGAGGGGGCGACGCGAGCCCCCACAATTAAGCGAAATAACGCTCGGCATTTTCGATGTATTCGTTCAAGGCCGGCGTCGCTTCCCGATCGACCAGCACATCGAACTGGATGCCGGCAATGTAGGCGTCCTTGAACGGCGCGGCCCAACGGACCTGACCCGACAGATTCTCCACCGTCAGCCGGCCGTCCTTGTCCAGAAACGACAGCGCGATCCTGATCCGGCCGTTGGGGCCCAATTTTTCGGGCGTGTAGATCTCCAACCCCCCGCGGCTGATCCCCCCCACAAAAGCCGTGAAACGGCGTTGATCATCAAGACAGACGATGTCTCCGATCGACTTGATCGTCACCCGCTTATGCTGGCGTTTATCGGTCATCTCGCCTGGAATGAGGGACGCAAGGACACCTTTCATTATGACTGAGCCTCTCGGACCCTGTCAAGTCCGTCCGCATCTTGCCTTTTCGGCGCAAGTCCGGTATCTTATGGCGGACCTTTTTTTACGGATGTTGCACTCCATATCAAACAATCCACCTGGCTCAAGCACCGCCGGAGGCCGCCATGGATATCGCGCGAAAAACCTTTTTTGTGATTCCAACCGAGGACCGACCGGGGCAGCTGGCCCGGTTTTCAAAACAGATGTCGGAACACGACCTCAATCTGGCGGCCGTCTGGAGCTTTGGAACCGGACGGGGAAACGCGGAGATCGTGGCCATTCCGTGGGATACGGCCGTCTTCAAAAAAGTGGCGCGGGAGGCCGGCTGGACGTTTCGGGAAGGAAGCTGCTTCCATCTGACGGGGGAGGATCGGGCCGGGGCGCTGGCCGACACCCTCGACCGGATCGCGCAGGAAGGAATCAATCTCCACGCGGTCGACGCCATGGGAATCGAGGGCCGCTATTCGGCCTTCGTCTGGTGCGATGAACAGGAGGTCGAAAAGCTGCGGATGGTGTTGAAGGGGTGGTAGAAAGAGCCTTTGAGCATTGGATCAATAGACTGCATTCCAGCCGCGATGATCGACTCTTTTAATGATCCATGGCACCATGGCTCGAATGCTCTAAATTTTGCGGAGCAAAATTTGGAGGCGGCGGGCGGGATTGAACCGCCGAATCGCAGTTTTGCAGACTGCTCCCTTAGCCACTTGGGTACGCCGCCGATTGCTTTCCTTATACCATAGTCCCGCCGAGGGCTGCAAGGCCAATCCGGCCCTACAACCCATCCAGTTTGAGGGTCTTCAGCACGCGCGCGGTCTCGCGCGCCACGGGTCGGCCGGCTTTCCGCTCAAGGTATTTCAAATGCTGCGCGAGGAAGCGGATATCCTGAAGCGTATCCACATCGTACCAGAAGGGGAGGAGCGCGGCGATCAGACGCCTGTCCGCGAT
The genomic region above belongs to Nitrospiria bacterium and contains:
- a CDS encoding TIGR04255 family protein, which codes for MPNKLPTKLKKEPLLDAVFEIRFSTQVPASSVLPGILFNKLDGKKILEQLPPTQLPKQMRDADPNLRFAPLIRIQWKEYLLLIGDWNVAVGCKMPYPGWTNFKNAIIQVANILKEVGIIEGIQRYSLKYVDLIPFADLQKQVSSVRLRLNIGDHILSKEVFLLRIEIPQDDFINVVQLVSSALVTAQDKTTKQGLVVDIDTIRDVGNQQFNDLISGLGNNLDIIHNKNKAIFFDWCLTPETLDFLEPTYE
- a CDS encoding PDDEXK nuclease domain-containing protein encodes the protein MTRDLIPRDYGHFLLELKDRIRQAQLRAALSVNRELVLLYWRIGRDILERQKLHGWGAKIIDRLASDLRTEFTEMKGFSPRNLKYMRAFAEAYPDEAFVQQVAAQMPWFHNCVLIDKVKDSAEREWYAHQTLRHGWSRNVLVHQIESGLHERQGQAVTNFNQTLPPLQSDLAKQVLKDPYNFDFLTLGDSARERELERALLAHLRDFLLELGVGFSLVGSQRLIEVGAEDFYIDLLFYHLHLRCYVVIDLKMEGFKPEHAGKMNFYLSAVDDLLRHPDDKPSIGLILCKTKNKLIAEYALRDTRKPIGVSAYKLTHSLPKQIKSQLPTIEALEKELGGKERK
- the polX gene encoding DNA polymerase/3'-5' exonuclease PolX; this translates as MTKQEVSEILDEIGTLLELKGENPFKSRAYANASRTIAALEMDLGEAVRSGALKEVKGIGAALFEKIGELVTTGKLAYYEELKAAVPAGLLEMLRIPGLGPKRARLIHEQLGISTIGELEYACNENRLLKLEGFGPRMQEKILQGIQYVRRQKGLFHYPVAAGEAERLYDALKAHKAVKRIAVAGSLRRRKEVVKDIDLLVSSERSGPVMEAFTAHPEVDEVVAKGETKSSVRLKSGINADLRVVSDAEFPYALHHFTGSKEHNIAMRGRAQRLGFKMNEYGLFQGEKPVPCRNEEEIFSKLGLDFIPPELREDMGEIAAAESKNLPKLVEEKDIRGIFHNHTVYSDGNATLEEMVGAARAAGYEYIGISDHSRSAQYAHGLEVERVYEQQKAIDALQKKHKDITIFKGTECDILPDGTLDYPDDVLASFDFVVVSIHSKFKMTEAEMTKRIVRAIKNPYVTILGHPTGRLLLTREAYPVDMRAIIKAASDHGVAIELNANPMRLDLDWRLGPTAVELGVPVSINPDAHSVEGIRDVRYGVGIARKGWLTREAVFNTKSATEMKKVLAQRRPATT
- the queG gene encoding tRNA epoxyqueuosine(34) reductase QueG; amino-acid sequence: MLSSLTQKILDRARALGFDAVGIAAADDLEQDDQALSRWLAEGRHAGMAYMAREPHRRSRPPTVLPGAKSVIVLALNYAQDNPPGPGRSTVGRVARYARGRDYHDVIEDRLSQLEVFLRETAGPGTDCRSYVDHGPVLEKAFARQAGIGFVGKNTLLITDSFGSWVFLSVILTTLELEPGTARTSECGSCRACLDACPTGALVAPYQLDANRCISYLTIENKGAIPEALIPKLGGWVFGCDICQEVCPYNARSKPTGVKEFRPEEGVGPWLDLEKLAAIKSDEEFRAAFRDTPLLRPKRAGLQRNAEALLSQR
- a CDS encoding PHP domain-containing protein, translated to MNDRRIDLHTHSTASDGSFTPAELIRYAATKRLVALALTDHDGVDGLDEAAAEGERLGIEVIPGVELSADHPEGTMHVLGFFVDRRHEGFCGRLRRLQEARRERNPKIVQKLQGLGLQITYEEVVAASGGGQVGRPHFAKVLVQKGYVSSMQEAFERYLKKGAPGFVEKFRFSPQDVIAAIHEAGGVAVLAHPFTLYKEPSPMLEPLLGGLAESGLDGMEVIYSTYSAGQSRYYRELAEKFHLLPSGGSDFHGSHKPGIDLGVGMGRLQIPFELLEPLRKKAQGHRASNLIN
- the cysC gene encoding adenylyl-sulfate kinase, coding for MHFHSGKRQMTNKGVTIWLTGLPSAGKTTLAHLLGKRIRERGITSIEILDGDVIRMNLCKDLGYSPEDRMTNIRRIAFVSQLLTRHGVIVIVAAISPYRESRELARREIKNFVEVFVKCPIDVLIERDVKGLYKKALAGNLPHFTGVSDPYEEPLNPEILIETNREAPEASAAKILGLLEKMGYLSDISSTSP
- a CDS encoding M48 family metalloprotease, whose amino-acid sequence is MSRMNKTSCILLSLSIALASCATPPMPPTPSSPPPEAEPQAPPDQGKVLGRQFMMEARKQYSFVKDQEVVDAVNRVGRRIVTAAGGDPDSFHFFVVKDSSLNAFAIPGGYIFVFDELLSKLDSEDELAGVLGHETGHVMHNHFFKNDKTLNAMTLATIAAILLSRGQAATTSIAMAANEAAQLHFSRENEEEADASGMQYLKEAGYDPNGMLKFFQTLLAYEKINGYEIPAYMETHPDLESRVHLAELRLNRPVDHVLPPPPKTFDWGRVETIIRAKSENWHEVAQLFPERKAGAAPDERYHYLSGLAYLMTDQVSEAIAEYQAALATSPDNPVYHADLAAAYLKTQDVDKARAEALESLHRSKPGEEIPSAYVVLGMVEEHAGRLELAGQEYEEALRRNPDHAFAHYHLGQVYSQTGRPAEAAYETGRYLRLSLEPEAALQEFKRAKGLASKESELAREIQEQIKQIVRDGI
- a CDS encoding PilZ domain-containing protein; the encoded protein is MKGVLASLIPGEMTDKRQHKRVTIKSIGDIVCLDDQRRFTAFVGGISRGGLEIYTPEKLGPNGRIRIALSFLDKDGRLTVENLSGQVRWAAPFKDAYIAGIQFDVLVDREATPALNEYIENAERYFA